Below is a genomic region from Fusobacterium canifelinum.
AGGAGTAAAATTTACTGCTGGAGATTTTTATCTTTTAGAAAGAGTTAGAAAGGCTTTTCCAAATAAATTAATATTTGCTGGTTTTGATGAAATGCTATTACCAGCTACTGTTCTTGGTGTAGATGGTGCAATAGGAAGTACATATAATGTGAATGGAATAAGAGCTAAACAAATATTTGAATTAGCGAAAAATTCTAAAATAGATGAGGCTTTAAAAATTCAACATACAACTAATGACTTGATAGAAGGAATCTTATCTAATGGTCTATATCAAACAATAAAAGAAATATTAAAACTTGAAGGAGTAGATGCTGGTTATTGTAGAAAACCTATGAAAAAAATCAGTCAAGAACAAGTTGAATTTGCAAAAGAACTTCATAAAAAATTTTTCAAAAATTAGTTAGAGAGGCAGAAATGAATAAAATTTTAGAAAGTATAAAAGGGAAATTGATAGTTTCTTGTCAGGCTTTAGAAGATGAACCTCTACATAGTTCTTTTATAATGGGAAGAATGGCTTATGCAGCTTATTCAGGTGGAGCTGCTGGTATTCGTGCAAACACTGTTGATGATATAAAAGAAATTAAAAAAAATGTATCACTTCCAATAATTGGAATTATAAAAAAAGTTTATAACAATTCTGATGTATATATTACTCCAACAATAAAAGAAATTGAAGATTTAATAAATGAAGGTGTTCAAATAATTGCTATTGATGCAACTAAAAGAGAAAGACCTGATAAGAGAGAATTAAAAGATCTTATAACTGAAATAAAAGAAAAATATCCTAATCAACTTATTATGGCAGATGTATCATCAGTTGATGAAGCCTTATATGCTGAAAAAATTGGTTTTGATATAGTAGGAACAACACTTGTTGGTTATACTGATTATACAAAAAACTATAAAGCTTTGGAAGAACTTGAAAAAGTTGTTAAGGTTGTAAAAATTCCAGTGATAGCTGAGGGAAATATTGATACTCCTTTAAAAGCTAAAAAAGCTCTTGAAATAGGTGCTTTTGCTGTTGTAGTTGGTGGAGCAATAACTAGACCTCAACAAATAACCAAAAAGTTTGTAGATGAAATGAAGTAGATTTTTAAGGTTGTATAATAAATGGTGTTGATAGAAGAAATTTTTATCAATGCTGTTTTTTAATAAAAAACCTTTTCACCTTCCACTAATATTGTTAGTGATAACTCTAGTATATCTAATAATCTTAAGTATGCTGTTGCACTTGAGCTTCAAAAAAATATTTCTCTTACATCTATTGCTAAGAGGTGCGATATTTCCATTTCTTCTGTGCAGAGAGTTATGAATAACTGCTACTCTGGTTTTAAAATTAATAAAAAACATCTACCTGAAACTATTTGTATTGATAAATTTAAGTCTGTTAAAAATATTGATGATGCTATGTCTTTTGTTTTTGCTGACTATCAAAGTAAAAGTAACTCAACAGGTATTATTTCAATTAGTGCTTAATTTTTTAATACAATAATGCGATTTAGTATTAATAGAAAAGAGAATTTTTAAGTTTTTATCCTCAAAAATTCTCTTGATTATATTAATTGTAAGTCTTAAACTTTTTTATCAACACTATTTGACAAACAACCAAAATTTTCTACAAAAAATTAGCCTATTTTTTCCTCTATATTAAATTTGGCAAAAATAATATTAATTGTGGTAAAAATGTAACTATAATTAAAACAATTAATAGTGTTATTATAAATGGCATACATTCTTTAACAAAATCTTTAATTTCAACCTGAACAATAGAACAGGTTAGAAACATCATTGAACCAAATGGTGGAGTTAATCCTCCTACCATAATATTAACTATCATGACTATACCAAAATGAACTGGATCTATCCCCAAAGCTATAGCTGTTGGTATCAAAAGTGGAGCTAAAATTATCATAGCTGCTCCTCCTTCAATAAACATACCAATAAATAGTAAAATTAAATTTACTATAAGTAAAAAAATATACTTATTATCTGTAAAATTAGTTAGAAATTCTCCTATCATATATGGAATTCTTTCCCAGTTTAAATATTGTCCAAAAACTGTTGCTCCAATTATTATAAACATTACTGTACTTGTTCCATAAACAGTTTCTTTTATTATATCTACAAAATATTTAATCCTCAATTCCTTATAAATAAAAAATCCTACTAATATACAATAAACAACTGCTATTGCTCCTGCTTCTGTTGGAGTAAAAAATCCCATTCTCATTCCCATTATAATACCAAAAGGTAAAAATAATGCCCAAAAAGAATCTTTTAAAACTTTTAAAATTTCCTTACTGCTAGCTCTCTTTTCCCTTATTGGTTTATAATCTCTTTTTTTTGCGATAAAATAGACTGTAACCATCAAAGATACACACATTACTATTCCAGGAACATATCCGGCTATAAACATTTTTGCAACTGATACATTGGCGATAAGAGAATAAATAATTAAATTTATTCCTGGTGGAATTACTGGTGTTATTGCCGAAGAAGCTGCTGTTATTGCTGCTGAAAATTCTTTAGAGTATCCTCTTTTTGTCATTTCAGGAACTAATATTTTACATTCCATAGCAGCATCTGCATTTGCTGAACCTGATATTCCTCCCATCAATGTACTTAATAATACATTTACTTGAGCTAATCCACCTTTCATATGCCCAGTTAAAACTTCTGCCACTCCCATAAGCCTCGAACTTATTCCAGAATAATTCATAACTGCACCAGCCATTATAAAAAATGGAATAGCAAGAAGTGGAAAAGATTGTGCACTATTTACAAATACTTGTAATATTAAATCTGGGTATGTGTTAGTATTTATAAATATAAAATAAAAGAAAGTTGAAGAAAATAAAGCAAAACATATAGGCACATTTAAAAAGAAAATTACAAACAATAAAATAATTGGTAATAGTTTTTCCATATTATTCTTCACCTACTTTCTTTAATTTTTTTATATCTTTAAAAAGAAATATTACTGAATGAACTGACATCAAGAAAAATGATATAAGCAAAGCCATATTCAAGTAATTTGATGATATTCCTAAAACAGGAGTTGGTTTTTCTTGTGAGGTCATTATAAATATTGTACATAAATATAGTATTATAAAGTTTACTACCATCAAAAATATATCTAAAAATATGGCAAAAATATTTCTTCCTTTCTTTGAAAGCATCTGAACTAACATATCTACACCTATGTGCATTTTTCTTTTATAACAGGCAACTGCTCCAATATACACTGACCATACAAAAGATATAGTAGCTATTTCTTCTGAGGTAGATATTGTCCCTAAACCAATAGATCTATAAAATACATTTAAAACTACACTTAAAACTGTTATAATCAAAAAGAAGCCTGCTATAATTTCTTCAAAATTACTTAAAAGCTTTTTCATAAACTACCATCCTCTATTTTTGTTCAGCTCTTATTTTTGCCATTTCATCCATTAATTGTTGATAGAATTCATCCGTAATTCCTATATTCTTATAGATAGGTTCTACTAATTTTGCAAATTCTGGAAGGTTTACTTTATTAATTTTTACACCTGCATCCTCTAAATTTTTAACTAATTCTTTATCTAATTCAACTAAATTTTTATTATTATTTTCTGCTGCTTTATCAAATTCTTCTTGTATTATAGCTTTTTGTTCATCTGTTAGCTTATCCCAAACCTTTGTTGAAATATACACACCAGCAGTACCTAAGAAGTGTTTTGTTAAAGACATCTTTTTTCTTAGTTCATAAGTTTTAGTCAAATAGTTAGTTGCATAAGAACCTTCTAATCCATCTATTACATTTTGTTGTAAAGCTGAAATTGTTTCACTAAATGACATAGGTACAGCACTTGCTCCCATAGCATTTAAAGTATCTATAAATAACTTACTAGCTGGTACTCTTATCTTCATTCCTTTTAAATCAGCTGGTTCTTTTATTTCTTTATCACTTATAATACTTCTAAATCCAAAAATAAAATCTAGTGATATAATTTTTATACCCTTTTCTTCTGCTTTTTTCTTCAAATCTGCAACTA
It encodes:
- a CDS encoding TRAP transporter small permease; the encoded protein is MKKLLSNFEEIIAGFFLIITVLSVVLNVFYRSIGLGTISTSEEIATISFVWSVYIGAVACYKRKMHIGVDMLVQMLSKKGRNIFAIFLDIFLMVVNFIILYLCTIFIMTSQEKPTPVLGISSNYLNMALLISFFLMSVHSVIFLFKDIKKLKKVGEE
- a CDS encoding C4-dicarboxylate TRAP transporter substrate-binding protein, yielding MKKFKILSLLSLLVLIMLFTACGEKKASEEKKNEPLEIKVSYIFKENEPTHIAMKEATDAINQKLEGQVKFVLYPNGQLPVYKDGLQQVVRGADFIDVDDLSYIGDYVPEFTALAGPMLYQNYDEYVKLMHSELVADLKKKAEEKGIKIISLDFIFGFRSIISDKEIKEPADLKGMKIRVPASKLFIDTLNAMGASAVPMSFSETISALQQNVIDGLEGSYATNYLTKTYELRKKMSLTKHFLGTAGVYISTKVWDKLTDEQKAIIQEEFDKAAENNNKNLVELDKELVKNLEDAGVKINKVNLPEFAKLVEPIYKNIGITDEFYQQLMDEMAKIRAEQK
- a CDS encoding N-acetylmannosamine-6-phosphate 2-epimerase, encoding MNKILESIKGKLIVSCQALEDEPLHSSFIMGRMAYAAYSGGAAGIRANTVDDIKEIKKNVSLPIIGIIKKVYNNSDVYITPTIKEIEDLINEGVQIIAIDATKRERPDKRELKDLITEIKEKYPNQLIMADVSSVDEALYAEKIGFDIVGTTLVGYTDYTKNYKALEELEKVVKVVKIPVIAEGNIDTPLKAKKALEIGAFAVVVGGAITRPQQITKKFVDEMK
- a CDS encoding TRAP transporter large permease, with product MEKLLPIILLFVIFFLNVPICFALFSSTFFYFIFINTNTYPDLILQVFVNSAQSFPLLAIPFFIMAGAVMNYSGISSRLMGVAEVLTGHMKGGLAQVNVLLSTLMGGISGSANADAAMECKILVPEMTKRGYSKEFSAAITAASSAITPVIPPGINLIIYSLIANVSVAKMFIAGYVPGIVMCVSLMVTVYFIAKKRDYKPIREKRASSKEILKVLKDSFWALFLPFGIIMGMRMGFFTPTEAGAIAVVYCILVGFFIYKELRIKYFVDIIKETVYGTSTVMFIIIGATVFGQYLNWERIPYMIGEFLTNFTDNKYIFLLIVNLILLFIGMFIEGGAAMIILAPLLIPTAIALGIDPVHFGIVMIVNIMVGGLTPPFGSMMFLTCSIVQVEIKDFVKECMPFIITLLIVLIIVTFLPQLILFLPNLI